The following are encoded together in the Daucus carota subsp. sativus chromosome 5, DH1 v3.0, whole genome shotgun sequence genome:
- the LOC108221554 gene encoding uncharacterized mitochondrial protein AtMg00810-like — protein sequence MSKEFEMSDLGKLSYYLGIEVDQGKGYIELKQTAYAKKVLEKAGMSDCNPVKFPMEPKILMPKDESGKPVNSTEFKSMVGGLRYLVHTRPDIAYAVGVVSRFMERPTTLHQSAVKRILRYMKGTLNYGLVYTKGRGNYLLSGFSDSDLAGDIVDRKSTETKKQRCVALSSCEAEFMAATAAACQGMWLHRLLSQISDVKTGPVVIYIDNTPRTELEQITQAPVYNQIYVTVSADHGVECMHGLERARPLSCVPAGSFFLHMQQMRLKVDQSFGL from the exons ATGAGCAAGGAGTTCGAGATGTCAGACTTAGGAAAGTTGTCTTACTACCTTGGCATAGAGGTCGATCAAGGGAAGGGCTATATTGAATTAAAGCAAACAGCATATGCAAAGAAAGTACTTGAGAAGGCAGGAATGTCCGACTGCAACCCAGTTAAATTCCCGATGGAGCCTAAAATTCTGATGCCTAAAGATGAAAGTGGTAAACCAGTGAACTCTACAGAATTCAAAAGCATGGTTGGCGGTTTAAGATATCTGGTACATACACGTCCGGATATAGCGTATGCAGTTGGGGTGGTGAGCAGGTTTATGGAGAGACCTACTACATTACATCAAAGTGCTGTTAAAAGAATCCTGCGATATATGAAGGGAACTCTGAACTATGGCTTGGTATACACTAAGGGTCGTGGAAATTATTTGTTGTCAGGCTTCTCTGATAGTGATCTAGCTGGAGATATTGTTGATAGGAAAAGCACAG AAACAAAGAAACAAAGATGTGTAGCGTTGTCGTCGTGTGAAGCTGAATTCATGGCAGCTACTGCTGCAGCATGTCAAGGAATGTGGTTGCATAGATTACTCAGTCAGATATCAGATGTTAAAACTGGGCCGGTGGTGATTTACATTGATAATACTCCTCGGACTGAG TTGGAACAAATTACACAAGCTCCAGTTTATAATCAAATCTACGTAACTGTCTCAGCTGATCATGGAGTGGAATGTATGCATGGTCTCGAACGAGCGAGACCTTTGTCTTGTGTACCTGCTGGTTCCTTTTTCCTTCATATGCAGCAGATGCGGCTTAAAGTTGATCAGTCATTTGGATTATAA
- the LOC108221955 gene encoding gamma-glutamyl peptidase 5, translating into MGVEGDRKRFALLQAARDSEYVKKIYGGYFNLFVEAFGDEGETWDVFMVVDGEFPLLTDLNNYDGFVVSGSPYDAHGDDCWIRELCVILQAIDSLQKKVLGICFGHQVLCRALGGKVGKSNSGWDIGLRNVKFNVKNIVNTSSCSFLNDFDANDFPQLLYIIECHQDEVWEVPLGAKVIAYSEKTGVEMFCYGDHILGIQGHPEYPLDIIHNLIDRLLCNGSIQEDLAENARLQLQKREPDRKCWERICKGFLKAKISTKSVDKNPSDQYNGCLKADNLTENVDKNLNNLCSSFLKEEILKEHVENNLNDLCKGLLKAEILTENVHSSLNDLCKDFHKAEILAESVNN; encoded by the exons ATGGGAGTGGAAGGGGACAGAAAGAGGTTTGCATTGCTACAAGCTGCAAGGGATTCAGAGTATGTGAAGAAGATTTACGGAGGGTACTTCAATTTGTTTGTGGAAGCCTTTGGAGACGAAGGGGAGACGTGGGATGTGTTTATGGTGGTTGATGGTGAATTCCCACTTTTAACTGATCTTAACAATTATGATGGCTTTGTGGTTAGTGGTAGCCCCTATGATGCTCATGGCGATGACTGTTGGATTCGTGAGCTCTGCGTTATCCTGCAAGCCATTGATTCCCTCCAGAAGAAGGTTCTTGGAATTTGCTTTGGCCACCAG GTGTTATGTAGAGCATTGGGAGGAAAAGTTGGAAAGTCGAATAGTGGCTGGGATATTGGGCTTAGAAATGTGAAATTTAATGTGAAGAACATCGTCAACACCTCCTCGTGCAGCTTCCTTAATGATTTTGATGCTAATGACTTCCCGCAACTTCTTTATATCATTGAATGCCATCAGGACGAG GTGTGGGAGGTGCCGTTGGGAGCAAAAGTGATTGCATACTCTGAGAAAACAGGAGTGGAAATGTTTTGCTACGGGGATCACATATTAGGCATACAAGGTCATCCAGAATACCCCCTTGATATAATTCATAATCTCATCGACCGTCTTCTCTGTAATGGCTCCATACAG GAAGATTTGGCAGAAAATGCCAGGCTCCAGTTGCAGAAAAGGGAACCAGATCGGAAGTGTTGGGAAAGAATATGCAAAGGTTTCCTAAAAGCTAAAATTTCAACAAAGAGTGTCGACAAAAACCCTAGTGACCAATACAATGGTTGCCTCAAGGCGGACAATTTGACAGAGAACGTCGATAAGAACCTCAATAATCTATGCAGCAGCTTCCTCAAGGAAGAGATTCTGAAAGAACATGTCGAGAACAACCTAAACGACCTATGCAAAGGTTTGCTCAAGGCTGAGATTTTAACAGAGAACGTCCACAGCAGTCTCAATGATCTTTGCAAAGATTTTCACAAGGCTGAGATTTTGGCAGAGAGTGTCAATAACTAA
- the LOC108220078 gene encoding probable LRR receptor-like serine/threonine-protein kinase At4g30520 — MAKNHMMFSFLVLLFLPFSSFFTSFAFEARNPEVEALISIRSGLIDPHGALNNWDEDSVDPCSWAMITCSPDNLVTAFGAPSQGLSGSLSGKIANLTNLKQVLLQNNNITGEIPVGLSSLHNLQTLDLSNNKLFGQVPESLLLLNSLQYLRLNNNSLSGALPLNIVRVPQLTFLDLSFNNLSGPVPVFPARTFNFVGNPLMCGSHVHQGCSGSVTPVPLSFSLNSSSGKSNSKKLAIALGVSLSIVTLILSASAILLWRKFEQRKQGILNINDMQEEDLISVGNLRNFTLKELHLATNSFSSKNILGAGGFGNVYKGKLGDGTLVAVKRLKDLNGTTGELQFRTELELISLAVHRNLLRLIGYCATPNERLLVYPYMSNGSVASRLRGKPALDWNARKRIAIGAARGFLYLHEQCDPKIIHRDVKAANVLLDDFCEAVVGDFGLAKLLDHGQSHVTTAVRGTVGHIAPEYLSTGQSSDKTDVFGFGILLLELITGMRALELEKTGKAVNQKGAMLEWVKRTHEEKKVEVLVDRELGNNYDRIEVGEMVQVALLCTRYLPAHRPKMSEVVRMLEGDGLAEKWAASHKHNNMKCNSGYSQSRHMNTFGDHDHDYSSSIFDMRMDHDHDAHAIELSGPR, encoded by the exons ATGGCTAAAAATCACATGATGTTCTCCTTCTTGGTATTACTATTTTTGCCATTTTCATCCTTCTTTACTTCTTTTGCTTTTGAAGCCCGGAATCCTGAAG TTGAAGCTCTGATAAGTATAAGAAGTGGACTTATAGACCCACATGGAGCTTTGAACAACTGGGATgaagactctgttgatccatgTAGTTGGGCTATGATCACTTGTTCCCCCGATAATCTCGTTACTGCCTT TGGGGCTCCAAGCCAGGGTTTATCAGGGTCTTTATCTGGGAAAATAGCTAATCTCACAAATCTTAAACAAGT GTTGTTGCAGAACAACAATATTACAGGCGAAATTCCAGTGGGACTAAGCAGTCTTCATAATCTTCAGACACTGGATCTATCTAATAACAAGTTGTTTGGCCAAGTGCCTGAGTCTTTGCTTCTGCTGAATAGTCTTCAGTATTT AAGATTGAACAACAATAGCTTGTCTGGAGCTCTTCCACTGAATATAGTCAGAGTCCCCCAGCTTACTTTCTT GGATTTGTCATTCAATAATCTCAGTGGTCCTGTACCCGTGTTTCCAGCAAGAACATTCAA TTTTGTGGGAAACCCTTTGATGTGTGGAAGCCATGTCCATCAAGGTTGCTCTGGATCAGTCACTCCTGTTCCGCTTTCATTCTCCCTGAATTCATCCTCGG GTAAAAGCAACTCCAAGAAACTAGCAATTGCACTTGGGGTAAGTCTCAGCATTGTTACACTTATCCTATCAGCATCTGCTATTCTCTTGTGGAGGAAATTCGAACAAAGAAAGCAAGGAATTTTAAACATCAATG ACATGCAAGAAGAGGATTTGATAAGCGTAGGCAACCTCAGGAACTTTACACTTAAGGAGCTCCACCTTGCAACAAACAGTTTCAGTTCAAAGAACATTCTTGGTGCAGGGGGATTTGGCAACGTCTACAAGGGAAAACTAGGGGATGGGACATTGGTGGCCGTTAAGCGATTAAAAGACCTGAACGGGACAACTGGGGAACTACAATTCCGAACAGAGTTAGAGCTGATAAGCTTGGCTGTTCACAGAAATTTGCTCAGGCTAATAGGATACTGTGCTACCCCAAATGAGAGACTACTTGTGTATCCTTACATGTCTAATGGTAGTGTGGCCTCAAGGCTTAGAG GAAAACCAGCACTAGACTGGAATGCTAGGAAACGGATAGCAATCGGAGCTGCAAGGGGTTTTCTATATCTCCACGAGCAATGTGATCCAAAAATAATTCACAGGGATGTCAAGGCAGCCAATGTTCTCTTAGACGACTTCTGTGAAGCTGTAGTTGGAGATTTTGGCCTTGCAAAGCTCCTTGACCATGGTCAGTCCCATGTCACTACTGCCGTACGAGGCACTGTTGGACACATTGCTCCAGAGTATCTATCCACCGGCCAATCATCTGACAAGACAGATGTGTTTGGCTTTGGCATTCTTTTGTTAGAGCTCATAACAGGAATGAGAGCTCTTGAACTCGAAAAGACGGGAAAGGCAGTTAACCAGAAAGGGGCTATGCTTGAATGG GTAAAGAGAACACACGAAGAGAAGAAGGTGGAGGTGTTGGTTGACAGGGAACTTGGGAACAACTACGACAGGATAGAAGTGGGCGAAATGGTGCAAGTAGCTCTACTATGCACCAGATACCTCCCGGCCCACCGGCCAAAGATGTCTGAAGTGGTTCGGATGCTGGAGGGAGATGGACTTGCCGAAAAATGGGCAGCGTCCCATAAGCATAACAATATGAAATGCAACTCGGGTTATTCCCAGTCACGCCATATGAACACATTTGGGGACCATGATCATGACTATTCAAGCAGTATCTTTGACATGAGGATGGACCACGACCATGATGCCCATGCTATAGAGCTCTCTGGTCCAAGATAG